A window from Kovacikia minuta CCNUW1 encodes these proteins:
- the rpmA gene encoding 50S ribosomal protein L27: MAHKKGTGSTRNGRDSNAQRLGVKRYGGEVVKAGNILVRQRGTKIHPGTNVGRGSDDTLFALISGVVTFERYGKSRKKVSIYPAEG, encoded by the coding sequence ATGGCTCACAAGAAAGGTACAGGCAGTACTCGTAATGGTCGCGACTCGAACGCCCAGCGCTTAGGCGTCAAGCGTTATGGTGGCGAAGTTGTCAAAGCAGGCAACATTCTCGTGCGGCAACGGGGCACCAAAATTCATCCGGGTACTAATGTTGGTCGAGGGAGTGATGACACCCTGTTTGCACTGATTAGCGGTGTGGTCACGTTCGAGCGTTATGGCAAGTCTCGTAAGAAAGTCAGTATTTATCCTGCTGAAGGATAG